In Triticum aestivum cultivar Chinese Spring chromosome 5B, IWGSC CS RefSeq v2.1, whole genome shotgun sequence, the following proteins share a genomic window:
- the LOC123116955 gene encoding uncharacterized protein: MAARQISWTPTMSSYMLANLCAVVTGGHRTGTAFKNVHWNACAMAMNEHFNRTDLIGTHITNHTRTWKRKYKQIVHLKSLSGALWDEENFMIVLDHEHYTNHIKDHKEDEPFLNKPIKHYEEMLVIVGASMATGQYAKGSSDPLGTDVIDLEEPKANKAAAPHEEVSQSPTCGESAAPKLKKAKTNPSAEDRMHATIMASSERLAVAIEKLISSANPAIDGLWDEMKELPGFDLDSLAHYYAYLVDNPRVATAFKVLGDVQRKVWVSRYVKSTFPEADA, encoded by the exons ATGGCTGCTAGGCAAATTTCATGGACACCTACCATGTCATCATACATGCTAGCGAACCTATGTGCTGTGGTGACCGGTGGCCATAGAACCGGTACCGCCTTCAAGAATGTACATTGGAATGCTTGTGCCATGGCTATGAATGAACATTTTAACCGCACTGACTTAATTGGAACCCACATCACAAATCATACAAGGACATGGAAGAGGAAGTATAAACAGATAGTGCACCTCAAATCATTGAGTGGTGCACTTTGGGATGAAGAGAACTTTATGATTGTTCTTGATCATGAGCATTACACAAACCACATTAAG GACCACAAAGAAGATGAACCCTTCCTTAACAAGCCTATTAAACATTATGAAGAGATGCTGGTTATCGTTGGAGCTAGCATGGCTACAGGGCAATATGCAAAAGGCTCAAGTGACCCTTTAGGTACAGATGTGATTGATCTTGAAGAACCGAAAGCCAACAAAGCTGCTGCCCCTCATGAAGAGGTTTCCCAATCACCCACTTGTGGCGAGTCAGCTGCTCCCAAGTTGAAGAAAGCCAAAACCAATCCTTCTGCAGAAGACAGGATGCATGCAACCATAATGGCTTCAAGTGAAAGGCTTGCTGTTGCCATAGAGAAACTTATTAGCAGCGCCAACCCCGCCATTGATGGTCTTTGGGATGAGATGAAAGAACTCCCTGGTTTTGATTTGGATTCCCTTGCACATTACTATGCCTATTTGGTTGACAATCCTCGTGTTGCAACAGCATTCAAGGTCTTGGGAGATGTCCAGAGAAAGGTTTGGGTCTCTAGGTATGTGAAGAGTACCTTCCCTGAAGCCGACGCATGA